A single Thermoanaerobaculia bacterium DNA region contains:
- a CDS encoding DUF1844 domain-containing protein: MADEEKPIKVSDFRMFTPEGELKPEYRDLEEASEPETAAPPPPPPPAESPAPEPGPEPEAAAPGGADPDFVDLVRSLATSAYSALGLLSDPGAGPGAGSDLVGARRMIEWLALLERKTRKNLTFAEQDLLNRALYELRMAYVEASGVATPPPTR; encoded by the coding sequence GTGGCGGACGAAGAAAAGCCGATCAAAGTCTCCGATTTCCGGATGTTCACGCCGGAGGGCGAGTTGAAACCGGAGTACCGTGATCTGGAGGAGGCTTCCGAGCCGGAGACCGCGGCTCCTCCTCCGCCGCCTCCCCCCGCGGAATCGCCGGCTCCGGAACCCGGACCCGAACCCGAGGCGGCGGCTCCCGGGGGGGCCGACCCCGACTTCGTCGACCTCGTGCGGTCGCTCGCGACGAGCGCCTATTCGGCCCTGGGGCTGTTGTCGGACCCGGGCGCGGGGCCGGGCGCCGGCAGCGACCTGGTCGGGGCCCGCCGCATGATCGAATGGCTCGCGCTCCTGGAGCGCAAGACCCGGAAAAACCTCACCTTCGCGGAACAGGACCTCCTGAACCGCGCCCTCTACGAGCTGAGAATGGCGTACGTGGAGGCGAGCGGAGTCGCGACACCGCCGCCGACGCGCTGA